The following proteins are co-located in the Phaeodactylum tricornutum CCAP 1055/1 chromosome 2, whole genome shotgun sequence genome:
- a CDS encoding predicted protein yields MMPSNTIDASSSSAPPPPNPVLTAYEDFRRNTPVVTRSILTVLVLSYLLSWVIDPHFAMANIPQFSVFGFEIYRILTSPLVNTRFFSLLFAFLSFTSQGKRMENSMGSTAFGVLCLTMGVLANVLFLVTNVLLYYVSGGEQAFLFTAAAGIWLILFGIIAMECVQAPRGTQRPLFFCKIPTIYYPLALFAVFGLFGQSFSVANLISMGIGYAYGFGYLDGLKPSAPRISQWEETILADWTRNEGWVAGQAILGSDAWSEANGGSASEGMSLPTMQRGSAQRTSAVSEATGSARAGSVFRSGIREDANNAADHASLLANAGSGHTLGTTSRRPTDPRTARLEALERRGIVGDNAV; encoded by the exons ATGATGCCCTCTAATACGATAGAcgcttcgtcctcgtccgcTCCGCCGCCTCCCAACCCGGTGCTAACCGCCTACGAAGACTTTCGCAGGAATACACCAGTCGTCACACGTTCGATCCTCACCGTCCTAGTCTTGTCTTATCTTCTCTCGTGGGTCATTGATCCGCACTTTGCCATGGCAAACATTCCACAGTTTTCCGTCTTCGGATTCGAAATTTACCGGATTTTGACGAGTCCGTTGGTTAATACTCGCTTCTTCTCGTTGCTGTTCGCATTTCTGTCCTTTACCTCGCAAGGAAAGCGAATGGAAAATTCCATGGGATCGACAGCGTTTGGAGTGTTGTGTTTGACCATGGGAGTACTGGCTAATGTACTATTTCTGGTGACCAATGTCCTGCTCTACTATGTGTCGGGTGGAGAACAGGCTTTTCTGTTTACGGCAGCCGCTGGGATATGGTTGATTCTCTTCGGGATCATCGCAATGGAATGTGTACAGGCACCTCGTGGAACCCAACGGCcgcttttcttttgtaaaaTTCCGACCATCTACTATCCGTTGGCCTTGTTCGCCGTCTTTGGCTTGTTCGGGCAGTCGTTCTCCGTGGCAAATCTCATTTCCATGGGGATAGGATACGCGTACGGATTCGGTTACTTGGATGGCCTTAAACCCAGCGCGCCGCGGATTTCCCAATGGGAGGAGACGATACTAGCAGACTGGACCCGCAACGAAGGATGGGTGGCTGGCCAGGCAATCCTGGGTAGTGATGCATGGAGCGAGGCCAACGGGGGCTCTGCCTCGGAGGGAATG AGCTTACCTACAATGCAACGAGGTTCAGCACAACGCACCAGTGCGGTTTCCGAAGCTACGGGATCTGCTCGTGCTGGATCGGTTTTTCGCAGCGGAATTCGAGAGGACGCGAACAACGCTGCTGACCACGCATCGTTGCTAGCCAATGCCGGGTCGGGGCATACCCTGGGGACAACCTCACGGAGGCCCACGGATCCCCGAACGGCACGATTAGAAGCGCTGGAACGCCGGGGGATCGTGGGCGACAATGCCGTCTGA